The Grus americana isolate bGruAme1 chromosome 5, bGruAme1.mat, whole genome shotgun sequence region tgagattattttcttcttctttttttgcctccttCCTCCAGTAGGTCAGTGCCTTGCTGAGTTTGGATCTGactgaatttctcttttatgtGACTATTTGTTCTTAAGAGCTCCAGTAAAAAAATGATGCCCACATTCCAGAAGGGATCATATCAAAACTTGAAGAACAGCTGTCATGAGACTCAAATTCTCTTGGCCAGTACAAGGAATAGCTGAAATGCTttatgagaaaggaaaatatgtttgttttctattgCATAGTTAGAAAAGTTAACAGCAAAGATGACATTTTAGGAGactttgatgtttctttttcctgtatgtAGATGAGAGATGGTAGGGGAAGAAGTGGTCTCAACATGCTCCTTCAGGATATTAACCATTCTTTGAAAATACCCAATTTAGCTTTCCtaacttgttttaaataaacttaattttttttattagtgtttGCATCAGAAAAGGAGGCCAATTTATTCATTGGACGACATCTTCTGAATAACAGATTTGATTTTGAAGCATTCACAGCAGATAACCTGGAAAGAGAATGCTTTGAAGAGCTGTGCAATTATGAAGAAGCGAGAGAAATTTTTGAAGACCCTGATAAAACGGTAGCTGTTCAAACTGAATTTAATATACTGAAGGAGGTTATTGACTAAATCATTACTGTATCTAAATACCATAGCCCTTCCAAAAACAGCACTTAAAATGATTGCTTATTTTACTGTAAAAGTAGAGAATATGTTCCACATGCTCTGTGCATTAATTGGCTGATAGTGTCCTTGTGTCATGCCAAAGAAGTGTTTTACAAGAGAGGAGTACAGAGTAAATCTGCAGTTCAGCTACTGCTGAGTATTCCTATAGCATTATCTTCTAAATCACTACCTTTATACAACTTGAAAGAAACCTGgtataaaaaaaaggaaaaaaatacataagaaaCCTTTAAGCCCAGTAATGGAACGTGATGATTGTCTGAAGACTGGCTCTTGCTGCATGCAAAGAATCTCTTTGTGATTCTAGGTGCGCTCTGCGCTAACCTGCAGAAAGAGCAAGGAACGCGCTCCTGGTCTGAAGCTGGAAATGTTAGTTTGCTATTGTTAGCATTTCCCTATGAAAAGAGGTGAAAATGTTAAATTGGAATCTTGATGGAGTCTTTTGCTGGATAGCAAAAGTGGAAATTATAGCTAAACACAGTTAATGCATAACAGTCATGCAACATAAAAGTTTTTCTCATCAATAAATCGCATTATTTTTCCTAGCTGATATGAATTCAGATACTGTTCATGCAAATATCTGATTCTTAAGAACTTGACTTTGCCTCATTAATACTCTTCTGTAGGGACTTACAAAGATTAACTGGAAGCATTTTTTAGTGTCAGAATATATGCTAACTTCTGCTATAATCAGGCAGAAATATGAGGTAACATTGGACAGTTAAATGCACTTCTAACAGCTGgcattttcttgtttgaaattttaatttttatgcaaATCTCAATGTATGAGAAAACTATGGTGAGATACGCAAGTACAAATGCTTCAGTGGGAGCTGCTTCTGTTTATGCCACTGTTAAATTTTGCCCACAgtaccatattttaaaaaattgtcaaTAAGCCTGCCAATTATGTATCTTCCTTAAATCTGATCCTTTGTGTTTTTATAGATGGACTTTTGGAAAGACTATTCAACTAAAGgccccaaaataaaaataggtaaatcgtctttttattcttttattcttttcttatattgcagtattttggtttgttgttatagtacattcttaaaaatacacCATGCATTCAGTTAGCAAAATCAGAATTGATCTTTTTACTGAAATTCACTGTGAACTGTGCAAGTATATTGTATTATCTGCAATACTCACTGAAGCATCTTACTCACAGGGGGATCCATTGTAAGTCTGTAGGTAAAAACAATATCAATTTTGTTgtccatttctttgttttattatgTAATTGGTAAACTTTACAGTAATTCTGTGGCtgctttttgtggtttggttttgtttgtgttgtgtcggtctccctcccccccccccccaatttcttTAACAGTAATATAACAGTCCGATTCAGGGTCAGAGTAGTTTTAATGCcagatgttttattaaaaagaaagtcagTGTGATTAGAGGAAAGATCTACAGTTTGATCAAGGTCACAAGTACCTGAAGTAATATTTGGAAGGCATTAGAAGACACACATTTCAACAGTTTTATGTACAGAAAAGGGAATATCTACTCACTTTTACTTTAAGCTGAATGTGAATGATAATCTTGGGTTGTGTTGCGCAGATTATTATAGCTTCTCACAGCAAGCCAGACATTTGTGGAAAGGAACAGTCTTATTGCACAGCAAAATTAGTATGTCACAGTGTATACTGTATACTATGTAGATGGAAAGAATGCATAATGAAAATTACCAATGTGTTATCTTCAGGTGATGAGACACTACAGAAGATTAATGTTACAGGACTTCTCATCAGTCTAGTTGCTGCTGGAGTACTGTTAGTTATAATTGTACTGCTTATCTTCTACTGCTGCAAAAGCAGATGCAAATCAAGGCAACCACCAGGGTAAGGAATTTCACTGCTTAAAACAAACACTAAAACAAACTCTTGCTTAAGAGtggaatttaaaaatcactgtggGTTTGTCTAACCGTACGCTCAGAGAATCCAATGGGAGTTCTAGTTCTTACTTTCCTGGAAGCAAAGTTAGGTGAGCACTAGCAGTAGTTATGCTGAAGTTGTTTAATAACATAAAAACGTAAAACAGCACTTGCATGGTGGATgtacctggggtttttttgtggataTGCTTGGTTCCAAAATATTCTTACTAAAAAGATGGAATCATTTTAATAGGTTGGGGCCTGCAATGGAAAGTGTAGCgtgttctgtttgctttttaaagtagGGTGTATGTTTTTCATGGCACGTAGTCTACCTCAGCTGTGAAATGAAGTGAGTTGGAGGAAGTATTTCTCTACCAGTTCTCTAGCCCTTCTTGTTCCTTTATGCTAAATCTGAAAGGAATACACGAGGAttctctgcttcctcttccttATAAATTTCACATTACTGAGCTATTCTTACACTCTGGTTTGGAGGGAGTATTTGGCTTCTGGTCTTTATGATCATTGAAGGCAACtggttgttgttattttttaaactaagactttatattctttcttccctttaaaaCAGAAGTTGCCACTTATAATGCTGTTAACTTTGTTTAGGTACTTGGATTatgcaagaaacagaagacGTAATTCATCTAGCATCTTCAGAAGGCATGAAGAATTGTCTTTAAACCCACTTCCTCTCAGAACTGATGATTCAGGACTACCAACTTACGAGCAGGCAGTTACTTCAGATGGACAACACAACGTGCCACCACCCCCTTATCCAGGGCCCCCAAAAGGGGCACGGATGTTTAAGAAGTCTATGTCGTTTCCTGCCCCTTAGTCACGAACCTCCTTTTGGGGTGAGGGGGGATTACGGAAACACAACATACTTTTTTAAGAAAGTGTGTGCTACCTTGCATATTGCAAGACAGTttacaaaaatgtgaaagatcTTTAGC contains the following coding sequences:
- the PRRG4 gene encoding transmembrane gamma-carboxyglutamic acid protein 4 — translated: MFAFLVLLCQLHVMMFAFPHCTGRLNNLKQPEWKDVFASEKEANLFIGRHLLNNRFDFEAFTADNLERECFEELCNYEEAREIFEDPDKTMDFWKDYSTKGPKIKIGDETLQKINVTGLLISLVAAGVLLVIIVLLIFYCCKSRCKSRQPPGYLDYARNRRRNSSSIFRRHEELSLNPLPLRTDDSGLPTYEQAVTSDGQHNVPPPPYPGPPKGARMFKKSMSFPAP